A DNA window from Camelina sativa cultivar DH55 chromosome 17, Cs, whole genome shotgun sequence contains the following coding sequences:
- the LOC104756964 gene encoding nicotinamide adenine dinucleotide transporter 2, mitochondrial, which yields MIEHGNSAFDYRSIREIAANAGAGATAGAIAATFVCPLDVIKTRLQVLGLPEAPAAGQRGGVIITSLKSIVKNEGIRGMYRGLSPTIIALLPNWAVYFSVYGKLKDVLQSSDGKLSIGSNMVAAAGAGAATSIATNPLWVVKTRLMTQGIRPDVVPYKSVMSAFSRICHEEGLRGLYSGILPSLAGVSHVAIQFPAYEKIKQYMADMDNTPVENLSPGNVAIASSIAKVIASVLTYPHEVIRAKLQEQGQMRNAETKYSGVVDCITKVFRSEGIPGLYRGCATNLLRTTPSAVITFTTYEMMLRFFRQVVPPETNKLEDCEREEQRKSLVSRRGEEEDKDLGLRESQTQSNKISTPHIPLGSK from the exons ATGATTGAACATGGGAACTCAGCTTTTGATTACCGTAGTATTAGAGAGATTGCTGCAAACGCCGGCGCTGGAGCCACCGCTG GGGCAATCGCGGCGACTTTTGTTTGCCCATTAGATGTGATCAAAACAAGATTACAGGTTCTTGGTCTCCCTGAAGCTCCAGCTGCTGGTCAAAGAG GTGGTGTAATCATTACAAGCCTGAAGAGTATAGTTAAGAATGAAGGCATTAGGGGAATGTATCGAGGGCTTTCACCTACCATCATAGCTCTCCTCCCAAATTGGGCT GTCTACTTCTCAGTTTATGGGAAACTAAAGGATGTACTGCAGTCAAGTG ATGGCAAGCTTAGTATTGGGTCAAACATGGTAGCTGCTGCTGGTGCCGGAGCTGCAACATCTATTGCAACTAATCCGCTTTGGGTTGTCAAGACAAGATTAATG ACGCAAGGAATTAGGCCGGATGTGGTACCTTACAAAAGTGTAATGTCTGCATTTAGTAGAATTTGTCATGAAGAAGGACTGCGAGGGTTGTACAG TGGCATTTTACCTTCTTTGGCGGGAGTAAGCCATGTCGCAATCCAGTTTCCAGCTTATGAAAAGATCAAGCAATACATGGCAGACATGG ATAATACACCCGTGGAGAATCTGAGTCCTGGGAATGTTGCTATTGCCTCTTCAATCGCAAAAGTGATCGCCTCTGTTTTGACTTACCCACACGAG GTAATAAGGGCCAAGCTTCAAGAACAAGGGCAAATGAGAAACGCTGAGACTAAGTATTCGGGAGTCGTTGATTGCATCACAAAGGTGTTTAGAAGCGAAGGGATTCCTGGGTTGTACCGTGGATGTGCCACTAACCTACTGAGGACAACTCCATCAGCAGTTATTACATTTACAACGTATGAGATGATGCTTAGATTTTTCCGACAAGTTGTGCCACCAGAGACTAATAAGTTGGAGGATTgcgaaagagaagaacaaagaaagagtTTAGTTAGTcgacgaggagaagaagaagataaagatttgGGTTTGAGAGAATCACAAACTCAATCTAATAAGATCAGCACTCCCCATATCCCTCTTGGAAGCAAATAA
- the LOC104756963 gene encoding LEAF RUST 10 DISEASE-RESISTANCE LOCUS RECEPTOR-LIKE PROTEIN KINASE-like 1.1 — protein METVSVLVFFFLLPLVAEAKSTNQTGCELFTCGELDFKFPFFRTDMPSRCGLFKLNCSANVSEIQLVEDGQWYKVKSVSQANTITITDTALKESLKTGNCTDLSRFSLPDSPWLNLPTLYRCNNTSMKNGFTYGNCGGEGSSLYYSNLGDGRDVPGCSAIRTPKSWVNPSKGDKYDVNATFSLYIELPRGCYSCHNRGGECKMNKKNKFHCDGVNKEPKRFNLEMKLGLGIGGFLILIIILVALYIIHRSCRRRKGGPELSRDNSKSDVEFSHVFFKIPIFSYKELQEATNNFSKDRLLGDGGFGTVYYGKVRDGREVAVKRLYEHNYRRLEQFMNEIEILTRLHHKNLVSLYGCTSRRSRELLLVYEYISNGTVADHLYGENPPHQGYLTWSMRMSIAIETASALAYLHASDIIHRDVKTTNILLDGNFGVKVADFGLSRLFPSDVTHVSTAPQGTPGYVDPEYHRCYHLTDKSDVYSFGVVLVELISSKPAVDITRCKSEINLSSLAINKIQNHATHELIDQNLGYATNEEVRKMTTMVAELAFQCLQQDNTMRPTMEQVVQELKEIQNEEQKCQNNDYKEETITTHPSPPDWGENALLKNVKFPRSPISVTDQWTSKSTTPNTSAYEF, from the exons ATGGAGACTGTCTCTgttttagtcttcttctttctcctccctCTCGTGGCTGAAGCTAAGAGCACGAACCAGACTGGTTGCGAACTTTTCACCTGCGGAGAATTGGACTTCAAGTTCCCTTTCTTTAGGACAGACATGCCCTCTCGATGCGGTCTTTTCAAGCTGAACTGCAGTGCAAATGTTTCAGAGATACAGCTTGTAGAAGATGGGCAATGGTATAAAGTCAAAAGCGTCTCTCAAGCCAACACGATAACCATCACCGACACGGCGCTTAAAGAAAGCTTGAAAACCGGAAACTGCACTGACTTGTCAAGATTCTCACTTCCAGATTCGCCATGGCTCAACTTGCCCACTTTGTACAGATGCAACAACACTAGTATGAAGAATGGTTTCACTTATGGGAATTGCGGAGGAGAAGGAAGCAGTTTGTACTACTCTAATTTGGGAGATGGTCGTGATGTTCCAGGGTGTTCAGCTATCAGGACTCCAAAGAGCTGGGTGAATCCAAGTAAAGGGGACAAGTATGATGTAAATGCTACCTTCTCTCTTTATATAGAATTGCCTCGAGGCTGCTATAGCTGCCACAATCGTGGTGGAGAATGTAAGATGAATAAGAAGAATAAGTTTCACTGCGATGGAGTAAACAAAG AACCAAAAAGGTTCAATTTGGAGATGAAGCTAGGATTAG GAATCGGCGGATTTCTCATCTTGATAATCATCTTGGTGGCACTCTATATCATCCATAGGAGTTGCAGAAGAAGGAAAGGTGGTCCAGAGCTCTCTAGAGACAACTCGAAATCTGACGTCGAGTTTAGCCATGTCTTCTTTAAGATACCAATATTTTCCTACAAAGAACTTCAAGAAGCAACAAACAACTTCAGTAAAGATAGATTACTAGGAGATGGAGGCTTTGGCACTGTGTATTATG GAAAAGTGCGTGATGGACGAGAAGTTGCAGTGAAGCGTCTCTATGAGCATAATTACAGAAGACTTGAGCAATTCATGAACGAGATAGAAATCCTCACACGTCTCCATCACAAGAATCTAGTCTCCCTCTATGGATGCACATCACGCCGCAGCCGAGAACTTCTCCTTGTCTATGAGTATATTTCAAATGGCACAGTTGCAGATCATCTCTATGGCGAAAACCCGCCACACCAAGGCTATTTAACATGGTCAATGCGCATGAGTATTGCCATAGAAACAGCGAGTGCATTGGCTTACCTTCACGCTTCGGATATCATACACCGCGATGTCAAGACTACAAACATTCTGCTCGACGGCAACTTCGGAGTCAAAGTTGCGGATTTCGGGCTATCCAGGTTGTTCCCAAGTGATGTAACACATGTATCAACTGCTCCTCAGGGTACTCCAGGATATGTAGACCCTGAGTATCATCGGTGCTATCATTTAACTGATAAGAGTGACGTATATAGCTTTGGAGTGGTCCTTGTCGAGCTTATATCGTCGAAGCCTGCTGTTGATATAACCAGGTGCAAGAGTGAGATCAATCTATCAAGCTTAGCTATCAACAAGATACAGAACCATGCAACACATGAGCTGATTGATCAGAATCTTGGATATGCGACGAATGAAGAAGTTAGAAAAATGACTACAATGGTGGCAGAGTTGGCTTTTCAGTGCTTGCAGCAAGACAATACAATGAGACCTACAATGGAACAAGTTGTGCAAGAGCTAAAGGAAATCCAGAACGAGGAACAGAAATGTCAAAACAACGATTACAAAGAGGAGACAATAACTACGCACCCTTCGCCACCAGATTGGGGCGAGAATGCGCTATTAAAGAATGTGAAATTCCCACGTTCACCGATCTCTGTGACTGACCAATGGACCAGTAAATCAACCACACCGAATACCAGCGCCTACGAATTCTAG
- the LOC104756965 gene encoding uncharacterized protein LOC104756965 isoform X1, which translates to MGNLKLAMIIKKNIRDDSEFLLEKQKRPEKFGDEAYDCFVDSDLWDLPSTNLPILEDGVRSGFTLSILESCSEEVDLMNFDFESALILLLENLGIGFSDVGEWRFIRFVEEPEFGPGPCVRTCFIAGKLLDHTNSSLQDNSKWMSMEACLDCLIDVKPGSDRVGPLVLLGLGDASRQSMKHKLTSSLPIQEYPPGVMLVPMRSRTLKPFKTTNLVVFAPDNGSGDHQGTDFVAHGDALIVDPGCHYKLHVELKKIVDALPRKLIVFVTHHHRDHIDGLSAIQESNPDAILVAHVKTRHRIDGWSGNYTPVSGGENIYVKGQKLTAIFSPGHTDGHMALLHVSTHSLIVGDHCVGQGSAALDIRGGGNMTEYYQSTYKFLELSPDVVIPMHGRVNLWPKHMLCGYLKNRRSREESILKAVEDGAQTLYDIVANVYSSVDRRFWWAASSNVRLHIDNLAVENKLPEGFSIQKFKASCGLRFAIRWTAGYVISHIPFKTNKPGFIMSLIAAGAGYFLLYTSKRKNNQIES; encoded by the exons ATGGGTAATCTGAAACTTGCAATGATCATCAAGAAGAACATCAGAGACGACTCCGAGTTCCTGCTCGAGAAGCAAAAACGGCCGGAGAAATTTGGGGACGAAGCGTATGATTGTTTCGTCGATTCCGATCTCTGGGACTTGCCATCAACGAATTTACCGATTTTAGAAGACGGAGTCAGGTCTGGATTTACTCTCTCTATACTCGAATCGTGCTCGGAGGAGGTTGATTTGATGAACTTCGACTTCGAATCCGCTCTGATTCTG CTGTTGGAGAATTTAGGGATTGGTTTTAGCGATGTAGGAGAGTGGAGATTCATCAGGTTTGTAGAGGAGCCTGAGTTTGGACCTGGCCCTTGCGTTCGTACTTGTTTCATCGCTGGGAAGCTCTTGGATCATACAAATTCAAGTTTGCAAG ACAACTCGAAGTGGATGTCCATGGAAGCATGCCTTGACTGTCTTATTGATGTTAAACCGGGAAGTGATCGTGTTGGACCATTAGTATTACTCGGACTTGGGGATGCTTCCCGTCAGTCCATGAAGCATAAGTTGACATCTTCTCTGCCTATCCAG GAATATCCACCTGGTGTTATGCTTGTGCCAATGCGTAGCAGGACATTGAAACCTTTCAAGACAACGaatttggttgtgtttgctCCAGATAATGGTTCAGGGGATCATCAAGGGACCGATTTTGTAGCTCATGGTGATGCATTGATTGTGGATCCTGGATGCCATTACAAACTCCACGTTGAG CTCAAGAAAATCGTTGATGCTTTGCCTAGAAAGCTAATTGTCTTTGTTACTCATCACCATCGTGATCACATTGATG GTCTTTCTGCTATACAAGAAAGCAATCCGGATGCTATTCTAGTGGCACATGTCAAAACTAGGCATCGCATTG ATGGTTGGTCTGGTAACTATACCCCAGTTTCTGGAGGAGAAAACATTTATGTCAAGGGTCAGAAATTGACCGCCATTTTCTCTCCG GGACACACGGATGGCCATATGGCACTACTTCATGTCTCCACTCATTCTCTGATTGTTGGTGATCATTGTGTTGG TCAAGGAAGTGCTGCCTTGGACATCAGAGGAGGTGGTAACATGACG GAATATTATCAATCGACATATAAGTTCCTGGAGCTGTCTCCAGATGTGGTGATTCCCATGCATGGAAGGGTCAATTTGTGGCCGAAACACATGCTTTGTGGATATCTTAA GAATCGCAGAAGCAGAGAAGAATCCATCCTAAAGGCTGTGGAAGATGGAGCTCAGACGTTATATGACATAGTTGCCAATGTGTACTCAAGTGTGGATCGCAGATTCTGGTGGGCTGCATCATCAAACGTAAGGCTGCATATCGACAATCTGGCTGTAGAAAACAAATTACCAGAG GGATTCTCAATCCAGAAGTTCAAAGCAAGTTGCGGACTGCGTTTTGCGATACGGTGGACAGCAGGTTATGTCATTAGCCATATTCCATTCAAGACCAATAAGCCAGGTTTTATTATGTCACTGATAGCTGCAGGAGCTGGATATTTTCTTCTGTACACATCTAAACGGAAGAACAACCAGATTGAATCTTGA
- the LOC104756965 gene encoding uncharacterized protein LOC104756965 isoform X3: MGNLKLAMIIKKNIRDDSEFLLEKQKRPEKFGDEAYDCFVDSDLWDLPSTNLPILEDGVRSGFTLSILESCSEEVDLMNFDFESALILLLENLGIGFSDVGEWRFIRFVEEPEFGPGPCVRTCFIAGKLLDHTNSSLQDNSKWMSMEACLDCLIDVKPGSDRVGPLVLLGLGDASRQSMKHKLTSSLPIQEYPPGVMLVPMRSRTLKPFKTTNLVVFAPDNGSGDHQGTDFVAHGDALIVDPGCHYKLHVELKKIVDALPRKLIVFVTHHHRDHIDGLSAIQESNPDAILVAHVKTRHRIDGWSGNYTPVSGGENIYVKGQKLTAIFSPGHTDGHMALLHVSTHSLIVGDHCVGQGSAALDIRGGGNMTEYYQSTYKFLELSPDVVIPMHGRVNLWPKHMLCGYLKNRRSREESILKAVEDGAQTLYDIVANVYSSVDRRFWWAASSNVRLHIDNLAVENKLPEVKILLF, translated from the exons ATGGGTAATCTGAAACTTGCAATGATCATCAAGAAGAACATCAGAGACGACTCCGAGTTCCTGCTCGAGAAGCAAAAACGGCCGGAGAAATTTGGGGACGAAGCGTATGATTGTTTCGTCGATTCCGATCTCTGGGACTTGCCATCAACGAATTTACCGATTTTAGAAGACGGAGTCAGGTCTGGATTTACTCTCTCTATACTCGAATCGTGCTCGGAGGAGGTTGATTTGATGAACTTCGACTTCGAATCCGCTCTGATTCTG CTGTTGGAGAATTTAGGGATTGGTTTTAGCGATGTAGGAGAGTGGAGATTCATCAGGTTTGTAGAGGAGCCTGAGTTTGGACCTGGCCCTTGCGTTCGTACTTGTTTCATCGCTGGGAAGCTCTTGGATCATACAAATTCAAGTTTGCAAG ACAACTCGAAGTGGATGTCCATGGAAGCATGCCTTGACTGTCTTATTGATGTTAAACCGGGAAGTGATCGTGTTGGACCATTAGTATTACTCGGACTTGGGGATGCTTCCCGTCAGTCCATGAAGCATAAGTTGACATCTTCTCTGCCTATCCAG GAATATCCACCTGGTGTTATGCTTGTGCCAATGCGTAGCAGGACATTGAAACCTTTCAAGACAACGaatttggttgtgtttgctCCAGATAATGGTTCAGGGGATCATCAAGGGACCGATTTTGTAGCTCATGGTGATGCATTGATTGTGGATCCTGGATGCCATTACAAACTCCACGTTGAG CTCAAGAAAATCGTTGATGCTTTGCCTAGAAAGCTAATTGTCTTTGTTACTCATCACCATCGTGATCACATTGATG GTCTTTCTGCTATACAAGAAAGCAATCCGGATGCTATTCTAGTGGCACATGTCAAAACTAGGCATCGCATTG ATGGTTGGTCTGGTAACTATACCCCAGTTTCTGGAGGAGAAAACATTTATGTCAAGGGTCAGAAATTGACCGCCATTTTCTCTCCG GGACACACGGATGGCCATATGGCACTACTTCATGTCTCCACTCATTCTCTGATTGTTGGTGATCATTGTGTTGG TCAAGGAAGTGCTGCCTTGGACATCAGAGGAGGTGGTAACATGACG GAATATTATCAATCGACGTATAAATTCCTGGAGCTGTCTCCAGATGTGGTGATTCCCATGCATGGAAGGGTCAATTTGTGGCCGAAACACATGCTTTGTGGATATCTGAA GAATCGCAGAAGCAGAGAAGAATCCATCCTAAAGGCTGTGGAAGATGGAGCTCAGACGTTATATGACATAGTTGCCAATGTGTACTCAAGTGTGGATCGCAGATTCTGGTGGGCTGCATCATCAAACGTAAGGCTGCATATCGACAATCTGGCTGTAGAAAACAAATTACCAGAG GTAAAAATACTCTTATTTTAA
- the LOC104756965 gene encoding uncharacterized protein LOC104756965 isoform X2, which produces MGNLKLAMIIKKNIRDDSEFLLEKQKRPEKFGDEAYDCFVDSDLWDLPSTNLPILEDGVRSGFTLSILESCSEEVDLMNFDFESALILLLENLGIGFSDVGEWRFIRFVEEPEFGPGPCVRTCFIAGKLLDHTNSSLQDNSKWMSMEACLDCLIDVKPGSDRVGPLVLLGLGDASRQSMKHKLTSSLPIQEYPPGVMLVPMRSRTLKPFKTTNLVVFAPDNGSGDHQGTDFVAHGDALIVDPGCHYKLHVELKKIVDALPRKLIVFVTHHHRDHIDGLSAIQESNPDAILVAHVKTRHRIDGWSGNYTPVSGGENIYVKGQKLTAIFSPGHTDGHMALLHVSTHSLIVGDHCVGQGSAALDIRGGGNMTEYYQSTYKFLELSPDVVIPMHGRVNLWPKHMLCGYLKNRRSREESILKAVEDGAQTLYDIVANVYSSVDRRFWWAASSNVRLHIDNLAVENKLPEGFSIQKFKASCGLRFAIRWTAGYVISHIPFKTNKPGFIMSLIAAGAGYFLLYTSKRKNNQIES; this is translated from the exons ATGGGTAATCTGAAACTTGCAATGATCATCAAGAAGAACATCAGAGACGACTCCGAGTTCCTGCTCGAGAAGCAAAAACGGCCGGAGAAATTTGGGGACGAAGCGTATGATTGTTTCGTCGATTCCGATCTCTGGGACTTGCCATCAACGAATTTACCGATTTTAGAAGACGGAGTCAGGTCTGGATTTACTCTCTCTATACTCGAATCGTGCTCGGAGGAGGTTGATTTGATGAACTTCGACTTCGAATCCGCTCTGATTCTG CTGTTGGAGAATTTAGGGATTGGTTTTAGCGATGTAGGAGAGTGGAGATTCATCAGGTTTGTAGAGGAGCCTGAGTTTGGACCTGGCCCTTGCGTTCGTACTTGTTTCATCGCTGGGAAGCTCTTGGATCATACAAATTCAAGTTTGCAAG ACAACTCGAAGTGGATGTCCATGGAAGCATGCCTTGACTGTCTTATTGATGTTAAACCGGGAAGTGATCGTGTTGGACCATTAGTATTACTCGGACTTGGGGATGCTTCCCGTCAGTCCATGAAGCATAAGTTGACATCTTCTCTGCCTATCCAG GAATATCCACCTGGTGTTATGCTTGTGCCAATGCGTAGCAGGACATTGAAACCTTTCAAGACAACGaatttggttgtgtttgctCCAGATAATGGTTCAGGGGATCATCAAGGGACCGATTTTGTAGCTCATGGTGATGCATTGATTGTGGATCCTGGATGCCATTACAAACTCCACGTTGAG CTCAAGAAAATCGTTGATGCTTTGCCTAGAAAGCTAATTGTCTTTGTTACTCATCACCATCGTGATCACATTGATG GTCTTTCTGCTATACAAGAAAGCAATCCGGATGCTATTCTAGTGGCACATGTCAAAACTAGGCATCGCATTG ATGGTTGGTCTGGTAACTATACCCCAGTTTCTGGAGGAGAAAACATTTATGTCAAGGGTCAGAAATTGACCGCCATTTTCTCTCCG GGACACACGGATGGCCATATGGCACTACTTCATGTCTCCACTCATTCTCTGATTGTTGGTGATCATTGTGTTGG TCAAGGAAGTGCTGCCTTGGACATCAGAGGAGGTGGTAACATGACG GAATATTATCAATCGACGTATAAATTCCTGGAGCTGTCTCCAGATGTGGTGATTCCCATGCATGGAAGGGTCAATTTGTGGCCGAAACACATGCTTTGTGGATATCTGAA GAATCGCAGAAGCAGAGAAGAATCCATCCTAAAGGCTGTGGAAGATGGAGCTCAGACGTTATATGACATAGTTGCCAATGTGTACTCAAGTGTGGATCGCAGATTCTGGTGGGCTGCATCATCAAACGTAAGGCTGCATATCGACAATCTGGCTGTAGAAAACAAATTACCAGAG GGATTCTCAATCCAGAAGTTCAAAGCAAGTTGCGGACTGCGTTTTGCGATACGGTGGACAGCAGGTTATGTCATTAGCCATATTCCATTCAAGACCAATAAGCCAGGTTTTATTATGTCACTGATAGCTGCAGGAGCTGGATATTTTCTTCTGTACACATCTAAACGGAAGAACAACCAGATTGAATCTTGA
- the LOC104756962 gene encoding uncharacterized protein LOC104756962: MEVPIINRIGDFDVGINSINDPTVLSRALAVSSVGKLHQAYSFWKWGALLLLAFLASFTFLTTRIKNLVFRLINVNVSLPSSTLLYDYESDSDWSFSSDSSEDDDEDDDKDDEDEDNSVNSDLRVQRFGYHHDDDATNGNIPWLRRCSGSFGDLLDLGSSGVVKLWENLDFNGERSPRNAVASFLSRCGSYSLLSPAVLLAAERKGSEDVEVSAWDARVGFGVPALLAEWKQPGRLLGKIIRVDAGDVDKIYVGDDVGGEIIVGDMRMVNGALTESEVDRMVRRRRRH; this comes from the coding sequence ATGGAGGTCCCGATAATAAACAGAATAGGCGATTTCGACGTGGGGATAAACTCGATAAACGACCCGACGGTTTTGTCTCGAGCTTTAGCCGTCTCCAGCGTCGGAAAGTTGCATCAAGCTTATAGTTTCTGGAAATGGGGAGCTTTATTGCTACTTGCATTTTTAGCTTCATTCACATTCTTAACTACAAGAATCAAGAACTTAGTCTTTAGATTAATAAATGTAAACGTGTCTCTACCTTCTTCAACTCTTTTATATGATTACGAAAGCGACTCCGATTGGTCTTTCTCTTCAGACTCCtcagaagacgacgacgaagatgatgataaagatgatgaagatgaagataacTCGGTCAATAGTGATTTACGCGTTCAAAGATTTGGTTATCACCATGATGACGATGCTACAAATGGAAACATTCCATGGTTGAGGCGGTGCAGTGGTAGCTTCGGAGACTTGTTAGATCTAGGCTCAAGCGGAGTCGTGAAGCTATGGGAGAATCTTGATTTCAACGGAGAAAGAAGTCCACGTAACGCGGTGGCTTCTTTTCTCAGCAGATGCGGCTCTTACTCGTTGTTGTCCCCGGCTGTTTTGTTAGCGGCGGAGAGGAAAGGATCCGAGGACGTGGAAGTGAGTGCGTGGGATGCACGTGTAGGTTTCGGGGTGCCGGCGCTGCTCGCGGAGTGGAAGCAGCCTGGGAGGTTACTCGGGAAGATCATTAGGGTTGACGCGGGTGACGTGGACAAGATCTACGTCGGGGATGACGTCGGTGGAGAGATTATAGTAGGAGACATGAGAATGGTTAACGGTGCGTTGACGGAATCAGAGGTTGATAGAATGGTGAGAAGACGACGCCGTCATTAA